In a genomic window of Halostella litorea:
- a CDS encoding DUF4013 domain-containing protein, with amino-acid sequence MMAGDALKYPFRGDRTADTFAVGGILGLVTLLLLRVASGLVPTWPALVAAALAAVPATALLGYLLRAGRETVRGADRPPGFADPRRLLALGLRAWVVAAAYLGVPLAVLLVTIRGLTDAELGADPGTAASTAVLVGATATLLLALTVSYVFPAAVLRAADGGSLRAALDPRSVTAVLSSGAYFAAFVAAFVAAVLAWGLTVGAVWSYDLGGVVAVFAAFYLHLVAVRYVGLAYGRAVGEAT; translated from the coding sequence ATGATGGCCGGCGACGCGTTGAAGTACCCGTTCCGCGGCGACCGGACGGCCGACACCTTCGCCGTCGGCGGGATCCTCGGGCTCGTCACGCTCCTCCTGCTCCGGGTGGCGTCCGGGCTGGTCCCGACGTGGCCGGCGCTGGTCGCCGCGGCGCTCGCTGCCGTCCCGGCGACCGCGCTGCTTGGCTACCTGTTGCGGGCCGGCCGCGAGACGGTGCGGGGCGCGGACCGGCCGCCCGGCTTCGCCGACCCGCGGCGACTCCTCGCGCTCGGCCTGCGGGCGTGGGTGGTCGCCGCGGCGTATCTGGGCGTCCCGCTGGCCGTGTTGCTGGTGACGATCCGGGGCCTGACCGACGCGGAACTCGGCGCGGACCCCGGCACGGCCGCCTCGACGGCGGTGCTGGTCGGCGCGACGGCGACGCTGCTGCTCGCGCTGACCGTGAGCTACGTGTTCCCGGCCGCCGTGCTCCGCGCGGCCGACGGGGGGAGCCTCAGGGCCGCGCTCGACCCGCGCTCGGTCACCGCGGTGCTGTCCAGCGGCGCGTACTTCGCGGCGTTCGTCGCCGCGTTCGTCGCGGCCGTGCTCGCGTGGGGGCTGACCGTCGGGGCGGTGTGGAGCTACGACCTGGGCGGCGTCGTCGCCGTCTTCGCCGCGTTCTACCTCCACCTCGTCGCGGTCCGGTACGTCGGCCTGGCGTACGGTCGGGCCGTCGGCGAGGCGACGTGA
- the rqcH gene encoding ribosome rescue protein RqcH → MDAKRELTSVDLAALVGELGGFEGAKVDKAYLYGDDFLRLKLRDFDRGRVELIVEVGDVKRAYVADPDHVPDAPGRPPNFAMMLRNRLSGADFAGVEQFEFDRILQFHFERDDEDTTIVAELFGPGNVGVLDPNDEVIDSLDTVRLKSRTVAPGSQYEFPDSRVNPLEVDYEGFVALMEESDTDLVRTLATQHNFGGLYAEEICTRAGVEKATDIADATDEQYEALFAAVERLREDLSNADLDPRIYVEDDRYVDVTPFPLSEYEDLESETFDTFNAALDQYFHELDRSDDDDSPEVDDSPDFEAEIEKHKRIIEQQEGAIEGFEQRAEAERERAELLYERYGLVDDVLSTVREARERETPWSEIAERFEEGADRGIEAAEAVVGVNGDEGTVTLRLDDTEVELDASEGVEHNADRLYTEAKRIEEKKEGALAAIEDTREDLEAVRERKRQWEEGDADEDEEDDEEPEDVDWLSRQSIPVRRSEQWFERFRWFHTSDGFLVIGGRDADQNEELVKKYLEPGDLFFHAQAHGGPVTVIKATGPSESGTDVDIPERSREQAAQFAVSYSSVWKDGRFAGDAYMVTPDQVSKTPESGEFLEKGGFAIRGDRTYYRDVPVGVAVGITCEPSTRVVGGPIDAVREQAETWVEVEPGQYAQADVGKKLYREFRERFADTSFVRKVASPDRIQHFLPPGGSRIADD, encoded by the coding sequence ATGGACGCAAAGCGGGAACTGACGAGCGTCGACCTCGCGGCGCTCGTCGGCGAACTCGGCGGGTTCGAGGGAGCGAAGGTCGACAAGGCCTACCTCTACGGCGACGACTTCCTGCGGCTCAAGCTGCGTGACTTCGACCGCGGCCGGGTCGAGCTGATCGTGGAGGTCGGCGACGTGAAACGCGCCTACGTCGCCGACCCGGACCATGTCCCGGACGCGCCGGGGCGGCCGCCGAACTTCGCGATGATGCTCCGCAACCGGCTCTCGGGGGCCGACTTCGCCGGCGTCGAACAGTTCGAGTTCGACCGCATCCTCCAGTTCCACTTCGAGCGCGACGACGAGGACACGACGATAGTCGCCGAGCTGTTCGGGCCGGGCAACGTCGGGGTGCTGGACCCGAACGACGAGGTGATCGACTCGCTGGACACCGTGCGGCTGAAGTCCCGCACCGTCGCGCCGGGGTCGCAGTACGAGTTCCCGGACTCTCGGGTGAACCCGCTGGAGGTGGACTACGAGGGGTTCGTCGCGCTGATGGAGGAGTCCGACACGGACCTCGTGCGGACGTTGGCGACCCAGCACAACTTCGGCGGCCTCTATGCCGAGGAGATCTGTACGCGGGCCGGCGTCGAGAAGGCGACCGACATCGCCGACGCGACCGACGAGCAGTACGAGGCGCTGTTCGCGGCCGTCGAGCGCCTCCGCGAGGACCTCTCGAACGCCGACCTCGACCCGCGGATCTACGTCGAGGACGACCGGTACGTCGACGTGACGCCGTTCCCGCTGTCCGAGTACGAGGATCTGGAGTCCGAGACGTTCGACACGTTCAACGCCGCCCTGGACCAGTACTTCCACGAACTCGACCGGTCGGACGACGACGACAGCCCCGAGGTCGACGACTCGCCGGACTTCGAGGCCGAGATAGAGAAGCACAAGCGGATCATCGAACAACAGGAGGGCGCCATCGAGGGATTCGAACAGCGGGCCGAGGCGGAGCGCGAGCGGGCCGAACTGCTGTACGAGCGCTACGGGCTGGTCGACGACGTGCTCTCGACGGTACGGGAGGCCCGCGAGCGCGAGACGCCGTGGTCCGAAATCGCCGAGCGCTTCGAGGAGGGCGCGGACCGCGGCATCGAGGCCGCCGAGGCGGTCGTCGGTGTCAACGGCGACGAGGGCACGGTGACGCTCCGCCTCGACGACACCGAGGTCGAACTCGACGCGAGCGAGGGCGTCGAGCACAACGCCGACCGCCTCTACACCGAGGCAAAGCGCATCGAGGAGAAAAAGGAGGGCGCGCTGGCGGCCATCGAGGACACCCGCGAGGACCTCGAAGCGGTCCGCGAGCGCAAGCGACAGTGGGAGGAAGGCGACGCGGACGAGGACGAAGAGGACGACGAGGAACCGGAGGACGTCGACTGGCTCTCCCGGCAGTCGATCCCGGTCCGGCGCTCCGAGCAGTGGTTCGAGCGGTTCCGCTGGTTCCACACGAGCGACGGCTTCCTCGTCATCGGCGGGCGCGACGCCGACCAGAACGAGGAACTGGTGAAGAAGTACCTCGAACCTGGCGACCTGTTCTTCCACGCGCAGGCCCACGGCGGCCCCGTCACGGTGATCAAGGCGACGGGGCCAAGCGAGTCGGGGACGGACGTCGACATCCCCGAGCGAAGCCGCGAGCAGGCCGCGCAGTTCGCCGTCTCGTACTCGTCGGTGTGGAAGGACGGCCGGTTCGCCGGCGACGCCTACATGGTGACGCCCGACCAGGTGAGCAAGACGCCCGAGAGCGGCGAGTTCCTGGAGAAAGGCGGCTTCGCCATCCGCGGCGACCGCACCTACTACCGCGACGTGCCGGTCGGCGTCGCCGTCGGCATCACCTGCGAGCCGTCGACGCGGGTCGTCGGCGGGCCGATAGACGCCGTCCGCGAGCAGGCCGAGACGTGGGTCGAGGTCGAACCCGGGCAGTACGCCCAGGCCGACGTCGGGAAGAAACTGTACCGCGAGTTCCGCGAGCGGTTCGCGGACACCTCCTTCGTCCGCAAAGTCGCCAGCCCCGACCGGATCCAGCATTTCCTGCCGCCGGGGGGCTCCCGGATCGCGGACGACTGA
- a CDS encoding HalOD1 output domain-containing protein, which translates to MSDTNQTDTTADPRPYSVVHDWDADDSLAATVVSAVAAVRNVEPTAVEPLNETVDPDALNAIFDDRHNGGDRSGPTLSFRLNGCDVTVHADGRVVVKPPEETDL; encoded by the coding sequence ATGAGCGACACGAATCAGACGGACACGACGGCCGACCCCCGTCCGTACAGCGTCGTCCACGACTGGGACGCCGACGACTCGCTGGCCGCGACGGTCGTCTCAGCCGTCGCTGCCGTCCGCAACGTCGAGCCGACGGCGGTCGAACCGCTGAACGAGACGGTCGACCCGGACGCGCTCAACGCTATCTTCGACGACAGGCACAACGGCGGCGACCGGTCGGGGCCGACGCTGTCGTTCCGGCTCAACGGCTGTGACGTGACGGTCCACGCGGACGGCCGCGTCGTCGTCAAGCCCCCGGAGGAGACCGACCTGTAA
- a CDS encoding tRNA uridine(34) 5-carboxymethylaminomethyl modification radical SAM/GNAT enzyme Elp3 — protein MSTETDATESEAFERVCEELVDRILAGDLERDDVESAKLEVCSEHSSPKVPKNSEILDYAPQERREELEAVLRRKPVRTASGVSPVAIMTSPHNCPHGKCLYCPGGPSSEFSSSQSYTGHEPAAARGVQNDYDPYGQVRLRLEQLREIGHPVDKVELILMGGTMTARSHDYQEWFVKRALQALNEFDVDKQPEPAEGESFAQDPEEYDFEYVEDVIARNETADVRNIGTTFETKPDWCDQEQINRMLRLGGTKVEVGVQTTFERINREMHRGHGAQASIDANRRLRDAAFKVGFHMMPGQPGMTKEMCLEDFRRLFEDEKWRPDYLKIYPTLVVRGTRTYDMWHDDEYDPLGNEEAAELVAEIKSMIPKYTRLQRVQRDIPADFIDAGVWKSNLRQLARQRMAEHGWTCDCIRCREVGMNDEVPETVELDVMEYEAAGGTELFISYEDPDNDLLVGFCRLRFPGDPRRDELRDAALVRELHVYGPMVEVGDESHDWQHKGYGRKLLRKAEDLAADVGYGKLSVISGIGAREYYREKLGYYQDGPYVSKRL, from the coding sequence ATGAGTACCGAGACGGACGCCACGGAGTCCGAGGCGTTCGAGCGGGTCTGCGAGGAACTGGTCGACCGCATCCTCGCGGGCGACCTGGAGCGCGACGACGTCGAGTCGGCGAAACTGGAGGTGTGCTCGGAGCACTCGTCGCCGAAGGTCCCCAAGAACTCCGAGATACTGGACTACGCCCCACAGGAGCGCCGCGAGGAGCTGGAGGCGGTGCTCCGGCGCAAGCCGGTCCGGACCGCGTCGGGCGTCTCGCCCGTCGCCATCATGACCAGCCCGCACAACTGCCCGCACGGCAAGTGCCTCTACTGTCCGGGCGGCCCGTCCTCGGAGTTCTCCAGTTCCCAGAGCTACACGGGCCACGAGCCCGCCGCCGCCCGCGGCGTCCAGAACGACTACGACCCGTACGGGCAGGTGCGGCTCCGCCTCGAACAGCTCCGGGAGATCGGCCACCCCGTCGACAAGGTCGAACTCATCCTGATGGGCGGGACGATGACCGCCCGCTCGCACGACTACCAGGAGTGGTTCGTCAAGCGCGCGCTGCAGGCGCTGAACGAGTTCGACGTCGACAAGCAGCCCGAGCCCGCGGAGGGCGAGAGCTTCGCGCAGGACCCCGAGGAGTACGACTTCGAGTACGTCGAGGACGTGATCGCCCGCAACGAGACGGCCGACGTGCGCAACATCGGGACGACGTTCGAGACCAAACCCGACTGGTGCGACCAGGAGCAGATAAACCGGATGCTCCGCCTCGGCGGGACGAAGGTGGAAGTCGGCGTCCAGACGACGTTCGAGCGGATCAACCGCGAGATGCACCGCGGCCACGGCGCGCAGGCCTCCATCGACGCCAACCGCCGCCTGCGCGACGCCGCGTTCAAGGTCGGCTTCCACATGATGCCGGGCCAGCCGGGCATGACCAAGGAGATGTGCTTGGAGGACTTCCGCCGCCTGTTCGAGGACGAGAAGTGGCGGCCGGACTACCTGAAGATCTACCCGACGCTCGTCGTCCGTGGCACCCGCACGTACGACATGTGGCACGACGACGAGTACGACCCGCTCGGCAACGAGGAGGCCGCCGAACTCGTCGCCGAGATCAAGTCGATGATCCCCAAGTACACCCGCCTCCAGCGCGTCCAGCGGGACATCCCCGCGGACTTCATCGACGCGGGCGTCTGGAAGTCGAACCTCCGCCAACTGGCCCGACAGCGGATGGCCGAGCACGGCTGGACCTGCGACTGCATCCGCTGTCGCGAGGTGGGGATGAACGACGAGGTGCCCGAAACCGTCGAACTCGACGTCATGGAGTACGAGGCCGCGGGCGGCACGGAGCTGTTCATCAGCTACGAGGACCCGGACAACGACCTGCTGGTCGGCTTCTGCCGCCTCCGGTTCCCGGGCGACCCGCGGCGCGACGAACTGCGCGACGCCGCGCTGGTCCGCGAACTCCACGTGTACGGCCCGATGGTCGAAGTGGGGGACGAGTCACACGACTGGCAGCACAAGGGGTACGGGCGGAAGCTCCTCCGGAAGGCCGAGGACCTGGCTGCCGACGTGGGCTACGGGAAGCTGAGCGTTATCAGCGGCATCGGCGCGCGGGAGTACTACCGGGAGAAGCTGGGGTACTACCAGGACGGGCCGTACGTGAGCAAGCGGCTGTAA
- a CDS encoding histidine kinase N-terminal 7TM domain-containing protein: MVTSVPWPAAGSFVAGAGTAALIAYIVRHRGKPGVSWFLAALCVQALWAFTHTVALLTFDPGVRLALETVIWGCVGWLGFLFFTFSLDYTGRGGIVRSRWFALLAAVPVASTALVATNGAHRLVWADFRVVPVLGVAAVDYSFGPAAYAIVVYGLAFAAVGVLLLVETVLSYGPLYRGEAVAVALSAVPIAAAVVAWTFDVGPWRPLNLTPFGFLPHLLLDAYAFVGTNMFETNPATRRAAAEDSMEGLGNPVVVLDPRDRVVDANGAARDLFDVGSRAYLEEPVSAVVGDGFDPATDDHVTAVDRGRRREFAVSASSLTDPTRTDVGRTLVFQDITDERRREQRLEVLNRVLRHNLRNEMTTIAGYASMIEAETDEERLGDGAEIIAERSDELVRIGERAREFEQAVEGEPADVRVEVDALLERVAGDLDDAFGVGRVTVAATEAELHTDPTLLELVVENLASELLERGDGTAVRIDAESTGDGVTLSVTADGGGLPAQEVATLRADGERPLQHGQGIGLWIARWSVDALGGDIAFDDGTDGEVRVRIPDAAAAAGGEAARNDAETENEE; this comes from the coding sequence GTGGTGACGTCCGTCCCCTGGCCGGCGGCCGGATCGTTCGTCGCCGGTGCGGGCACGGCCGCCCTCATCGCGTACATCGTCCGACACCGGGGGAAGCCGGGGGTGAGCTGGTTCCTCGCGGCGCTGTGCGTCCAGGCGCTGTGGGCGTTTACCCACACCGTCGCCCTGCTGACGTTCGACCCCGGGGTTCGGCTGGCGCTGGAGACGGTTATCTGGGGCTGTGTGGGCTGGCTCGGGTTCCTGTTTTTCACGTTCTCCCTCGACTACACCGGCCGCGGCGGGATCGTCCGCTCCCGGTGGTTCGCGCTGCTGGCCGCGGTCCCCGTCGCGAGCACCGCGCTCGTCGCGACGAACGGCGCACACAGGCTGGTGTGGGCCGACTTCCGAGTCGTGCCGGTGCTCGGCGTCGCGGCCGTGGACTACTCGTTCGGCCCCGCCGCGTACGCCATCGTCGTCTACGGCCTCGCCTTCGCCGCCGTCGGCGTGCTTCTGCTGGTCGAGACGGTCCTCAGCTACGGCCCGCTGTACCGTGGCGAGGCCGTCGCGGTCGCCCTGAGCGCCGTTCCGATCGCGGCGGCCGTCGTCGCCTGGACGTTCGACGTCGGCCCGTGGCGGCCGCTGAACCTGACCCCCTTCGGCTTCCTGCCGCACCTCCTGCTCGACGCCTACGCGTTCGTCGGCACCAACATGTTCGAGACGAACCCGGCGACCCGCCGCGCGGCGGCCGAGGACTCCATGGAGGGACTCGGCAACCCCGTCGTCGTCCTCGACCCCCGGGACCGCGTCGTCGACGCCAACGGCGCGGCCCGGGACCTGTTCGACGTCGGGAGCCGGGCGTATCTGGAGGAGCCGGTGTCGGCGGTCGTCGGCGACGGGTTCGACCCCGCGACCGACGATCACGTCACCGCGGTCGACCGCGGCCGCCGCCGCGAGTTCGCCGTCTCGGCGTCGTCGCTGACGGACCCGACGAGGACCGACGTCGGCCGCACGCTCGTCTTCCAGGACATCACGGACGAGCGGCGGCGCGAGCAGCGCCTCGAAGTGCTCAACCGCGTGCTCCGGCACAACCTCCGCAACGAGATGACGACGATAGCCGGGTACGCCTCGATGATCGAGGCCGAGACGGACGAGGAGCGCCTCGGCGACGGGGCGGAGATCATCGCCGAGCGGAGCGACGAACTGGTCCGGATCGGCGAGCGCGCCCGCGAGTTCGAGCAGGCCGTCGAGGGCGAACCGGCGGACGTCCGGGTCGAGGTCGACGCCTTGCTGGAGCGCGTCGCGGGTGACCTCGACGACGCGTTCGGCGTCGGCCGCGTCACGGTCGCGGCGACGGAGGCCGAACTCCACACCGACCCGACGCTGCTGGAACTGGTCGTCGAGAACCTCGCGTCGGAGCTGCTGGAGCGGGGCGACGGGACGGCGGTGCGGATCGACGCGGAGTCGACCGGGGACGGGGTGACGCTCTCCGTCACCGCCGACGGGGGCGGCCTGCCGGCACAGGAGGTCGCCACCCTCCGCGCCGACGGCGAGCGGCCGCTCCAGCACGGGCAGGGGATCGGCCTGTGGATCGCCCGGTGGAGCGTCGACGCCCTCGGCGGCGACATAGCGTTCGACGACGGGACCGACGGCGAGGTCAGGGTCCGGATCCCCGACGCCGCGGCGGCCGCTGGCGGGGAGGCGGCCCGGAACGACGCCGAAACGGAGAACGAAGAGTAG